ATGTCATGCGTTTTTTGAAAACGATAGAGAGCGATGCTGTTAGCAAACTTATGCTATTGGTTCCAGTCGTCTATATGATTTCGCTTTTCTTTGTTTTTTTTCTGGTTTATTTCGCTTACCGTTATCAGTTAGACAATCGCAAAAAAGAATTCGGGTTGTATCTGATGCTTGGTATGAAACGAAGCACGCTTTTTGCTATGCTGATGAGTGAAACCATTTGGAACAGCTTAATATCCATTCTGATTGGCTTGCCGATTTCGTTACTCCTCACGGAGGGGATTAGTCTTGCAACGGCAAAGCTGGTCGGACTTGGTATAATCGGGCATAGAATTTCGTTTTCCATATCGGCTGTGCTTGGAACAGTTGTCGGGTTTATAGCAGTTCAAATGATAGCTATGTTGTTTTTGAGCGCTTCATTCAGTCGCAAAGAGCCAATGGAACTGCTACGCTCGGATTCCCCCGAAAAGCAAGTGCCACTATCAGCAAAAACGGGATGGCTCTGCTTTGGTGTTGGTCTGATGTTCCTGATTTTAGCATATGTGGTTGGAGTTACGATGCTAAGAAGCTTTGATTTTAACATTGTCATGCTGATTATTATCCTTGGTGGGGGTGGAACCTTTATTCTGTATCGGGGTATGGGCGTATTCATTGGTCATAACATCCAACAGAAAAGCCCAATGCGTTCAGGATTGTTTACCTTTACAGGCCGACAGATTCAGGAGAATGTAATTCATCAGTACAAAGCACTGGCAATTTCGTCCTTGCTTTTAGTAATGGCGTTAGCATGCGTATCCTTTGGTATAGGTGTTGCTTCAGGCCGAGGATCGACGGAAGTTAGAACAGTGGATTTTTCTATTGATGGAAGCGAACAGGAAGTGCGCAGGGTTTTAGATTCGGAAGCAAGTAAATCAATGATTGCTGTATATTATCCTATGTTTTTAAGTCGTATGAATACAAACCTGTATGATAATACCGGTGTAGTACTGAGAAGCGAGCCAAATGCCCGTGATTTTTCTTGGACCGGGCTCAATGCTGCCCTCGAAAAACTGCCCGAAACGAATCTGAGAAATAATATGATTGAAAACTTTTCTGACCGATCAGGCCCGTATTTAATTTCAGAAACCAGCTACAACGAACTCTTACAGGCGATCGGTAAAGAGCAGATTCAACTGAAGATGAATCAAGTTGCGCTGTACACTTCCATGAAGGACAGCGGTGACTTTATGAACATTCTGAATGGCGCACTGGAACTTGGAGCTTATATCGAAGTTGACGGTCAAAAATACGAACTATTATCCAGCGTTTACTATGATAATGTGGTTGCTGACCGCAAAATCACACTCAGCAGCGCCTTAATCGTTTCTGATGAAGACTACCGAAATTGGGTTTCTGATGCCAGCACCCCTTTCTGCTGGAATGTTGTGCTGAATCATAAGGTCGTAAATGAAAAGGGCTTAATGCAGGCAATTCAATTGATGGAACAAAACATCATGGGAACAGGCTTGGAATATGAAAGCTATATAAGCGGCATTGGCAGAAATCTCTTTTATACCGTAGCCGCAAGTTACCTGACCATCTATCTTGGTGTATTGTTCATGGTAATTGCAAACACAGTAATCGGATTGAAATATTTGATGCAACAACGGGCAAATAAGCACCGTTACATTACCCTGCTTATGCTTGGAGCCAATGTAAACGAGCTTCGCAAATCGGCAAGATCGCAAATCAGACTGTTTTTTGCTTTGACGCTTAGCGTAGCGGTATGCAGTTCCATCTTCGCAATCTGGTCGATGTTTACAAGCTTTCTAAAATTGCCAGTAGGAACATCGATGTCAAAAGTTGTTGTAATTGCAGGAATTTCCGCTATTCTGTTTGTTGTGATAGAATGCATTTATATTCACATTGTGGAACACGCCAGCAGTCGTGAAATACAAGCATTACGGGTAACAGATCGGGGGTGATGCGTTTTGAATAAGATCATAGTCATCGAAGATGATATTTACTTGCGAGAAGAACTTGTCAATACCTTCGTAAAGAAGGGGTACTCAGTATCGAGTATCTCTTCTTTTGACGCACCCGAAAAAGAAATACTGAACAATAACCCCGACTTGGCAGTATTAGACATAAACCTTCCGGGTAAATCTGGATTTGAGTTATGTAAGTGGCTTAAAGCGAGAGCTTCTTTCCCAATTCTTATTTTAACAGCGCGCGATACCCTATCAGATGAATTGTACGCATTGGGGCTTGGTGCAGATGATTTTCTTACAAAACCATGCCACCCTGACCGGCTCATAGCACGTGCTGAGCGATTGCTTCAAACATACGGGAAAGTGAGAAACCTGATACAAGCAGGAGACATTGTATTAGATATTGACACATATAAAGTGATTTGGAAAAATGCTCATGTTGTCTTATCAGATACGGAAGGAAGAATTCTAAAAGTTCTGCTTGAATGTTATCCATCCGTTGTTTCAAAACAGAAATTGCTTATAGAGCTTTGGGGTAGCGAAGAGTACGTTGACGAAAACATTCTTCAAGTAAATATGACCCGGCTGAGAAAGAGCTTGGATTCTATCGGCCTTAGAGATATGATACAAACTGTTCGCGGCCAAGGTTACCGACTGGAGGTGAGCAAGCCGTGAAGCGACAGAAAATGAGTTTGAAAGCGGAAAGGCATTGGTTTATCTTATTACTTTTAACGGACCTGTTTTTTATTTTTCTAACATGGCTGATAGGCCCAGACACCATCGGAAGTATTATTTTTATTATCTTGCTTTTTACCGCCATTATTTTTTCTACAGGTTACTGGATTGCCCGAATAAAACAAAAAAAACAGATAGGGATACTGCAACTTTTTCTGAACAGCCTGGATGAAGAAACGGAACAACGCTTATTGGCAACAGTGGATGAATCTTGGCATCCCGCAATATGGATAGCTTCAGGGCAGTTGAGAGAGCAATCCCAAACGATAAAAGACAAACAACTGGAACTGCAAAACTATCAGGAGTTTATCGAGGCATGGACGCACGAAATCAAAACACCTCTGTCTCTTGCAACATTGGTTTTAGCCAACCATAGGGAAGAAATGTCAGCATATGTTTATAATCGGATGGAGTATGTACGCTGTACTATTAACAACGATGTTGATCGAATATTATACTATGCTCGGCTTCAGGCTGACCATGTGGATTATAGATTTGTGAAATTGGATTTAAGCGACTGCGTACAGGAGTGCCTTGAAGATTTTCGCGCAATATCTGATGAAAAGAAAATTGATGTACAGCTAAATCTATCACATTTGCAGATTATAAGCGACAAAAAAGTCCTTACCTTCATGCTCTCGCAGCTTTTCAGCAATGCCTTTAAGTATACAGCGTCTGTCAACGGCACTATACACGTCGTAAGTTGGTCGGACACTCAGGATGATGGTAAAATACATCTTGCCGTCCGAGATAATGGCAAAGGTGTTCCACTGGAAGATCTCCCATTCTTATTTGACAAAGGGTTTACCGGAAGCCATCCGGATCGACAGAACGCAACAGGTATGGGCTTATACCTCGTAAAAAAGTATGCCGAAGCATTATCGGTTGAGGTAAATATTGAATCAATATCGACATCGGGACAAGGATTTGGCATCGAGCTGATGTTTCCTATTATTTAAAGATGAAAAGATACAGCAGATAAAAAAGTATAAAAGAAAGACTGCACTAAAGGTTTTATCCTTCGGTGCAGTCTTTGCTTTCGAGTCTCCGCTTGAAGAGAGTCGGTCAATAATTCACTTGTTTTCGTAAATCCCTAAGTTGAACTCCCTTTGGCCCGGCTTTTTATTAAAATTCTTTTTTATTGTATATGGAAATTGAAACGAATATGGATAGTATAAAAATAATGATAATGGCAACAGGTGAGAAATATAAAAGAGGTTTTAATGCTTCTTCATCTGGTAATTTTATTCCTAAATTTGAAAGAAATACTAGAAGCATGGTTGGAGCGAATAATATAATTATCATTAAAGTACGGCCTTTTTCAATTCCGAATTTAAAAAGTACTGGAAAAACAAAAGCTATTAATAGTAGTACAGAACTTAGAATGCTTATATCCGCTATAATACTTTCCATTAACAATTCTTTATTGAATAATAAACTGGATACGATGGAGATTATAAAAGCTATTAAGGCAAATATTAGACCGAGTATATATCTGCTGAGTACTAAATCTTTTCTGGATAATGGCATCGTCAGGGCATACCTGTCCCAATTATTTTTTTCATCATAAGCCATTGCAGTGATGGGAAGCATAACTGCTAGTATGGAGAGCATTGAACCGAACATAGTAGCATTGCCATTGGCTCTACTCAGGAAAAAGTAAAATATTAAAAGAATAACATATACCTTGGAATGCCTTTTTAAATTATAAATATCTTTTAATATAAGACCTGTCATACCATCTGCTCCTTTATATAAAATATCATAATATCTTCAATATCCGCCTTGTCTATAACATAGTTTCCCTTTAGCTCATTCTTTAAAACTAATGCTTCTATTCCAAATTTATTTTTCCTTACTCCTTTAATGACAGCAGGATTGACTTGCTCAAATTCTTCTTCTGTACATTTTAATATTCCATAGCGCTCTAATAATTCATCTTTAGGCTCTGAAAGTACAATCTTGCCTTTATGGATAAAGGTGATATAATCGCAGATTTTTTCTAAATCGCTGATAATATGAGAAGAAACAAAGATCGAATGGGATTCATCCTGAATAAATTCTAAAAATATATCTAGAATCTCTTCTCTTACAATGGGGTCCAGACCGCTGGTTGCTTCATCTAAAATGAGTATTTTAGAATCATGGGATAGGGCAACGGCTATGGCTAGTTTCATTTTCATGCCTCTTGAATATTCCTTGATTAATTTACTTTCAGCGATTGAGAATTTCTGAATAAAGCTGTGGAACTGATCCTCATCCCAGGTTTTATATACTTTTTTCATGATTTTATTAATTTCTCTTGCATTTAAGTTTTCAGGAAAACATAATTCGTTCATGACAACACCTATGTTTTCTTTGATGGAATTTAATTCGGTCTTGTTATCTTTTCCTAAAATCGTAATTTTTCCTTCATCCCGCTTCACTAGATCCATAATCAGTTTGATTGTAGTGCTTTTCCCAGCTCCGTTTTCTCCTATAAAGCCCATGATACAGCCTTTGGGCAAATAAACGTTGATATGATCCAATTTAAAATCTTTATACTCTTTAGTTACATTTTCTAAAGTCAATGCGTATTCCATACATTACTCTCCTTTATACATCAGTGTCAGCATTTCAATTAATTCTTCCAAGCTGATTCCGTAGAGATTAGCCAAATCAATAATTTCCTGCATATGATTTTCAATTTCTTTCAGTTGCTGTTCCTTAATCAACTCCAGATTTTTGGAAGCAACAAAGCTTCCTTTGCCTGTAATAGAAACAATAAAACCTTCTTTTTCTAATTCCTCATAAGCTCGTTTTGTTGTAATTACACTGATTCTGAGTTCTTTAGCCAGAAGCCTCATGGATGGAAGAGCATCACCTTCATTGAGTTCACCCGAAATAATCAGTGCTTTGATCTGAGATACAATTTGCTCATAAATAGGTTGATTGCTTGAGTTGCTTATAATTATGTTCATCGTTATCACCATCGTTATATTGTATATACTCATTATATACAATATAACAACTTTGTCAATAACATTTGGAAAAGTTATTCCTATCTTTTTTGTGTATGTTTTTGAGGTTCAAATATTCAATAAATGAAAACAGTATGAAGGTAGATGTCAATGAATCCATTAAATCTAATACGGAAAAAGAAGTGAAAGAAGAAGCAGGGTTGGATGTTATTGCCGATCGTGTTATTGCAATTCAGGATCGCAATAAGCATAATGTACCAATCTATGCTTATGGCATCTGTAAAGTCTTTGTATTGTGTAAACTTGTTGGAGGAAGTTTTGCTAAGAATTCCGAAACCTTGGAAAGTGGATATTTTTCTCTGGATGAATTGCCTAAGCTGGCGGAAGAAAAAAATACCAGAGAGCAAATTGCGATGTGTTTTCGGGCAGCCATGGATCCACAATGGAAAGTTTTATTCGATTAAAGGAGCAAACTGTAGAAAATATTTTTTAATTATTTATAAGATGAGCTCGTAACCCTTTTAGAGGTAAGGCAGATGATCCTTTATACTCTAAAAGGGTTTTTATTTAATCAATGTTAAGAAAATCTTAAGATTTGCATATGGGCGTTGTTAAGATTTAATTGATATTATTCTTTTAGCACAAATTGAAGGGGTGATATAATATGAGAAAATACATATGCAGGAGTGATTGTATTGAATATATTGATCTGTGATGATGACAAGGCTATTGTAGATGGAATAGCTATTTATTTAGAAAATGAAGGATATAAAATATTCAAAGCATATAACGGATTGGAAGCTATACAAATAGTCAGAGACAAGCCAATTCATCTTATTATTATGGACATTATGATGCCTAAGATGGATGGCATACGGGCTACGATAAAAATCAGAGAGGAGAAAAATATACCTCTGATCATGCTTTCTGCCAAATCGGAAGATACAGATAAAATACTTGGACTCAATATGGGAGCGGATGATTATGTCACAAAGCCTTTTAATCCTTTGGAGATTATTGCCAGAGTTAAATCTCAGCTGAGAAGATATACAAGCCTGGGAAGCCTTGAAACCAAGACCAATGTATATAAAACAGGGGGATTGGTAGTCGATGACGAAAGCAAAACCGTAACCGTAGACGGAGAGGAAATTCGTCTTACTCCGGTGCAATACAGGATATTAAGACTTTTAACAGCTAATGCCGGAAGAGTGTTTTCCATAGAGGAAATTTATGAAAAAGCATGGAATGAACCAGCGATTAACCCGGAAAATACAGTGGCAGTTCATATAAGAAAAATAAGAGAAAAAATAGAAATTAATCCAAAAGAACCAAAATATTTGAAGGTGGTGTGGGGAATTGGATACAAAGTGGAGAAATTATAGTCATTCCATCGTAACGAAAATAATTACATTTGTGATGGTGATTACATGTTTTACGGGTGTTATTACATCTTTATTGAATATAGCGTTATTAGAAAATAATGACATTAAAATGGCTTTTCAAGAAAGTTATTTTCATAGTGTCAGCTATATGTCAGAAACCAATACGATTTTAAAAGATTTAAAAATGCTTACAGAGCAATATAAAAGTGAAGAACATATTTTAAACGGTGGAAGCATTTCAGAAGATGAAATGAGAAATACAGAAATAGAATTATTTTATGATTTTCAAAACAACTCAAAAGACTATAATCCTAATTTAAGTGAAGAGGAAAATTATGTTTTGTTTAAAGAGGTATACGCAGATAAGATTATTAAGGCAAAGGAAAAAATGATTAAAGAGGAGTTAAGGCAGTATCATTTGCTCCTCAAACGGATAGAAAATTATGAAGGAGTTTTATACTATATTAACGATGGTACAAATATCTATAAGAATACAACCAATATATCAAAAGAATATTTTAAATCCCATCCTTCTTATATGATTTTTGAAAATTATGAACAAGAAGTTTATCCATTAGAAATTTATAATAACAGATATTATTATTGGATTGCATCAACGATTGATCAGGCAGGTATAGATGATCACGTGATGTATATTGCTTTTACAGAAGACTTTATAAATCCTAGAATAGAACAATGGAAGTCCGATAAAGTAATAGCTGCCAATAGTTTATATCGACTGGCAGGATTCTTATTGGGATTGATCGTGTCATTTTTATATTTAGCATGGATTATTGGAAGAAAGTCCTTTAGAGATCAGGAAGTACATTTGAATGTTGTTGATAACCTATATACTGATATCAATTCGGTATTGTGCCTAGGACTTATAATGTTGTGGTTTTTACTATTAGACGGTTGGGATATTCGAAACTATTCAATGGTAATCATTCCTATAACTGTACCTATCGCTACAGTGGGTTTAATATTAGTTCTGTCCTTGATCAAGCATTTTAAAAATAGAACTTTTATAAAGCATACCTTAGTTTTTCGAATTTTATATAGTGTCTACCAATTTATAAAGAAAGTATACGATAGCGGAAACCTTGGAGTAAAAGTTATATTATTAGTAATTGGCTATCCTATTCTAGTGGCTATAACCATCTTTATATTTCCAGTGACGATAGGTGCAGCGGCTTGGTTTGCACTAAAAAAGATAAGAGAATTTTATGCCATTAAAGAAGGAGTAGAAATCATTAAAAACGGGGATATTCAACATACTATAGAGATTGATAGTAAGGGAGAGTTTAAAAGTCTTGCAGACAATATAAACAGTATTACCGATGGTTTAAAAAATGCTGTAGAAAACGAACTTAAAAGTGAACGGTTAAAAACGGAACTCATTACCAATGTGTCTCATGATATTAGAACACCTTTAACGGGCATTATCACCTACGTTGGTTTATTAAAGAAGGAAACGGATCCGTCAAAAGTACAAGAATATATTGAAGTACTGGATCAAAAGGCCCAAAGGCTAAAGATTTTAACCGATGATTTGTTTGAAGCAGCCAAGGCTTCCAGTGGAAACATTCCAACCCATTTAGAGAAAATAAATATTGTTTCTTTGCTCACTCAGGGCTTAGGAGAGATGAATGATAAGATTGAAGCCAGTCAGCTGGATTTTAAGATGAGCCATCCCAAGGAAGCGATATATATAAAGGCTGACGGACGGCTTTTTTGGAGATCGGTCGAAAATTTATTATCTAACATATTTAAATACGCGCTTCAAGGTTCGAGGGTATATATAGACATTGAGGATTTAGGTGACGAAGTACTCCTTGCTTTAAAAAATATTTCAGCCTATGAGCTTAATATTTCTGCCGATGAATTAATGGAGCGTTTTACAAGGGGAGATGAGTCCAGAAGCAGTGAAGGCAGTGGATTAGGTCTGTCCATTGCTAAAAGCTTGATAGAAATTCAAAAAGGAAGATTTGATATACAAGTTGACGGTGATTTGTTTAAGGTAATGATTTATATGCCAAAGTATTATGAGTAAAATCAAGTGATCTTATAATGTCATAATCCTATTTACCATTATTTTTACTTTTTAATTCAAGAGCCAAAAAGGCTCTTTTTTTATAAGCAATTTTTTATTTGTTGAAAAATTATAAAAAGAATGCCCGTGAAACAGGAAGGGAAAATAACGTTTTCGTTTATATTTTAATTCAATATTGAGAAGAAATGAGTTAATTTAGCTTAGATTCGTTAATACAAAAGAATTGATTTGTGTAAAAAGGAGTTGTTAGATTAGATAGATTTAGGGAAAATTAATACAAATAATTATGTTTAAATCATTTATATTAAGGAATATACACAAAAGCGATATGCAATAAAAGAAAAAGGTTATCAAAAATATATAAATCAGGCAATATAATACAATAATTTGCAAGATAATTTAATGAAAATATTTAAGTGATGATATATACTAATTTAAGTAACAATTTACTTAAATTAAGGAGGTAAAACTATGAAATGGAAAAGGTTATTAAGTTTATTTCTTGTAACCGGAATGGTAATTTCAGCAACTGCTTGCAGTGGTAGTAAGCAAAGTATGACTACAGGAGATCTCGGACAACCAAAAGTGGCAGAAGGAGAAAAAGGAAAAAGCGGTGAATTAGAAGTTCCAGCTATTTATGACATCAAGTTAGGAGAGGATTTTAAAGACCTTAAAGCAGATATTCATATTTTAACACATAGAACAGATATTGTAGATACTGTTTATGCAGGCTATGCAGAAGAATTTAGGAAACTATATCCCAATATTAATATTGAATATGAAGCTATAACGGATTATGCAGAAACAGCTACACTTCGTTTAACAACTGGAGATTGGGGAGATATTTGCTTTATACCAACATCAGTAGATAAAAGTGAATTACCAAACTATTTTATACCTTTTGGAGATGCAGATAAAATTTCTGAGATTTATAATTTCACTAATAATTATCGTTACAGTGGACAAATATATGGGATTCCATATATTGGAGTTGTTCAGGGAATTGTATATAACAAAAAAGTCTTTGAAAAAGCAGGTATTACAGAGTTACCAAAGACTCCAGAAGAATTTTTGAATGCATTACAAAAGATTAAAGATAATACAGATGCTATACCAATGTATTCCAATTTCGCAGCAAAATGGACAATGGGGGCCTGGGATGCATATATTGGAGGAACAGCTACAGGTGATCCAGATTTTATGAATAAGCTTCCACATCTAAGAAATCCATTTTCTAAAAGAGAAAATATGACAGGTCCATATGCAGTTTATTATATTTTATATGAAGCAACAAAAAGAGGTCTTATTGAGGCGGATCCATCCACAACTGATTGGGAAAGCAGTAAGGGTATGATGAACAGAGGTGAAATTGGAACGATGGTTCTTGGTTCATGGGCTGTAAAGCAAATGCAAGAAGCAGACGATCATCCAGATGATGTAGGGTATATGCCATTCCCCATTACAGTTAATGGGAAGCAATATGCTACTGCAGGAGGAGACTATGCATATGGTATAAATAAGGATATTTCTAAAGAAGAACAGATCGCTTCTCTCCTTTATGTTAAATGGCTGCTTGAAGAATCACCTATATTTGAAGATGAAAAAAGTGTTCCAGTACTTAAGAATGCACCAATGCCAAGTATACTCGACTCTTTTGCAGGGGTGGAATTTGTAATTGATAATCCGTCAAAAGAAGGAGAAGAAACATTGTTTGATGATATTAATAATGAATCTGAAGTTGGAATCAACAACAATGACTATAAAGTTTGTCAAATTCTAGAACATGCTTTATATGGTACAAAAGCCTTTGATGATATTATGAATGAATGGAATGAAAAATGGTCTAAGGCTCAGGAAAAATTGAATATTGAAATTTACGAGAAATAGATTTTACGAGAGAATGTATTATATAAATCAGGGCTAACTTCTATTTCATATTTGTAGATTCTTTATCACAGTTGGGGTGGGATTTGGTCAGATCCACTCTATTATTGATTTTGAACTCATTTAATATGCGGATAAGACTCTGCCTATTTGCAGCTTACTATTTTTATACGGGGTGAAATTTCGATGAAAGAAATAAATGAACAATTGAAGAAGATTTACTATGGAGCATATCGCATTTGCGAAACTGAGGATAGATATTTACAAACATTTCAATATACTCAGCAGCAGATGGAGTATTTTAAGCAAATTTCGGAAGAATGGTATGCCAGATCTAAGGCTTCTAATGCAAAAACCCTTGAGTTTACTACAAGTGCAACACAATTTTCTTTTGAGTACAAATTTATATGGATTGAATCAGAGGATTCTATTGAACTTGCAATTGACGGATTGATCACAAAAATATATTACGTAAAAGATTTAGAGAAAGAGGGAAAATTATCTTTTGAAATGCCTGCCGGAGAAAAGAAAGTCGTAGTCTATTTGCCTGTTGATGCCACCATTCTGATACGCAATTTTGAGATCAATGGAGATGTGCTTCCTGTGGAAAAAAAGGAGAAAGTTCTGTGGATGGGAGATTCTATAACACAAGGTTGTGGTCCATTACGTTCCGGGCAGACCTATGTCAGTGTGGCTAATCGTTTGCTTAACTATGATATTATTAATCAGGGGATAGGTGGATACGTATATGATAAAAATATACTTGTTCCTATGGAAGGATATTCTCCTGATAAAATTATTGTTGCATTGGGAACAAATCAATACAGAACAGAAAGTATGGAGGCTATAGAAGAATATTATGAAAGATTATCAGAAGTTTATGGGAATACGCCAGTACTTTGCATCACACCAATTTGGAGAGGGGACTTGCCAGATGCAGAGGAGGTACTTGCAGAGTTTTGTCAAAAGATTAAAGAGATCTGTGCCAAGTATTCCAATATTACTGTAATTGAAGGTTTTAGCCTTGTACCCCATGCATCCGAATATTTCGTAGACAATCTCCATCCTAATGCACTTGGTTCAGAGGTCTATGGAAGAAACCTTGTATTGGCAATGCAGGAAGTAAGATTTTAAGATTTAATAAATCTGCAAATTAATGTATAGGGGAGGGGAAAATATGTTTGCAAAAAAAATAAAAAGGTTTTATGCAGTTTTATTAATTTGTGTCATGATAGGAACGTTATTGCCTGTAAAATGGACTTTTGCTTTAGATAAGGAGCTTTTAAAATTTGAATTTAGCTCTCCTGATGACATTATTTCATGGACTAATGGAGGATCTTGGGAATATTCCGGGAGATTAGATATTGGCTATGATGATGTCCTAAAGGCAATGAAGGTTGATTTGGATTATTCCAACAATGCAAATGCCTCATGGAGCGAAGCCAAAATAGCCTGTAGTTTTCCGTCAGAACAAGATTTGTCAGGATATAATCAAGCATCATTTGATTTCATTTATGATCCTGCTCAGATGACAAAAGGATCTTTTGCAATTAAGTTAGTAGCAGGAAATAAAGATGCAATAAGTTCTGTTGAACTGGTCAATGCTCAAGATTATGGAAACGGACTTAAAAAGGTTACAGTGGTTTTAGAATTTAAAAATGATGAAAATAGGGTGTCAGATTTAATCCTTGGCATAGTAGGTCAGAATACAGATTATAAAGGTGCAGTATATATAGACAATATCACATTTGCATATAAAGAAGTAGAAGATATGTATGTTGTAGCAACAAAAAGTATAATTGAACAAACGCCAATTGCTGTAAATAAAGATTCAATCGTTGCCAATGGAATTACTCAAAAGACACCGGATAAAGTAAAACTTGTAGATGATAAGGCAATTAAGGCAACAGCGCAGT
This region of Defluviitalea raffinosedens genomic DNA includes:
- a CDS encoding ABC transporter substrate-binding protein; the encoded protein is MKWKRLLSLFLVTGMVISATACSGSKQSMTTGDLGQPKVAEGEKGKSGELEVPAIYDIKLGEDFKDLKADIHILTHRTDIVDTVYAGYAEEFRKLYPNINIEYEAITDYAETATLRLTTGDWGDICFIPTSVDKSELPNYFIPFGDADKISEIYNFTNNYRYSGQIYGIPYIGVVQGIVYNKKVFEKAGITELPKTPEEFLNALQKIKDNTDAIPMYSNFAAKWTMGAWDAYIGGTATGDPDFMNKLPHLRNPFSKRENMTGPYAVYYILYEATKRGLIEADPSTTDWESSKGMMNRGEIGTMVLGSWAVKQMQEADDHPDDVGYMPFPITVNGKQYATAGGDYAYGINKDISKEEQIASLLYVKWLLEESPIFEDEKSVPVLKNAPMPSILDSFAGVEFVIDNPSKEGEETLFDDINNESEVGINNNDYKVCQILEHALYGTKAFDDIMNEWNEKWSKAQEKLNIEIYEK
- a CDS encoding SGNH/GDSL hydrolase family protein, which gives rise to MKEINEQLKKIYYGAYRICETEDRYLQTFQYTQQQMEYFKQISEEWYARSKASNAKTLEFTTSATQFSFEYKFIWIESEDSIELAIDGLITKIYYVKDLEKEGKLSFEMPAGEKKVVVYLPVDATILIRNFEINGDVLPVEKKEKVLWMGDSITQGCGPLRSGQTYVSVANRLLNYDIINQGIGGYVYDKNILVPMEGYSPDKIIVALGTNQYRTESMEAIEEYYERLSEVYGNTPVLCITPIWRGDLPDAEEVLAEFCQKIKEICAKYSNITVIEGFSLVPHASEYFVDNLHPNALGSEVYGRNLVLAMQEVRF